The nucleotide sequence GTGCCGGACCGCTGGGCAAACGGGGGCGGCTGCACTAGGGCGGGCGCGTCCTCAGTTCAGGCCGCGTCCCATGCTCCAGACCGCACCCGTCCCGCCGACCTCGGCCCGCCGCATCCTCACGGCGAGCTTCGTCGGCACGGCGATCGAGTTCTACGACTTCTACATCTACGCCACCGCCGCCGCCCTGGTGATCGGGCCGGTCTTCTTCCCGCCGGGCGAGCCCGGCGTGCAGCTGCTCGCAGCGTTCGCCACCTTCGCGATCGCCTTCCTGGCGCGCCCGATCGGCGCGGCGCTCTTCGGGCATTTCGGCGACCGCATCGGCCGCAAGGCGACGCTCGTCGCCTCGCTGATGATCATGGGCCTCTCGACGGTGCTGATCGGCTGCCTGCCGACCTACGCCACCGCGGGCTGGCTCGCGCCCGCAGCGCTGTGCATCCTGCGCTTCGGCCAGGGGCTCGGCTTCGGCGGCGAGTGGGGCGGGGCGGCGCTCCTGGCGGTGGAGAACGCGCCGCCGGGCAAACGGGCCTGGTACGGCATCTTCCCGCAGCTCGGCGCACCGGTCGGCTTCATCCTGGCCAATACCTGCTTCCTGGCGCTGAGCTTCGGGCTGAGCCCCGAGGCCTTCCAGAGCTGGGGCTGGCGCCTGCCGTTCCTGGCCTCGGCGGTGCTCGTCGGCGTCGGCCTCTACGTGCGCCTCGCGCTCACCGAGACGCCCGCCTTCAAGGCGGCGCTCGCCCGGGCCGAGCCCGAGAAGGTGCCGCTCGCCACCGTGGTCACGCAGCACACGCGGGCGATCCTGCTCGGCACCTTTGCGATGGTGGCCTGCTACGCGGTGTTCTACCTCTCGACCGTGTTCGCACTGGGCTACGGCACGGGAACCCTCGGCTACACGCGGCCAACCTTCCTGCTCTTCGAGTGCATCGCCGTCTGCTTCATGGGCCTCGGCATTCCGCTCTCGGGCTGGGCGGCAGACCGGTTCGGGCGGCGCCCCGTGGTGATGTCGGGCACCCTCTTCACGATGTTCCTCGGCCTCCTGCTCGGGCCGATGCTGGGCTCGGGCTCGTGGCCGCTGGTGCTCGGCTTCCTCTGCCTCGGCCTCTTCGCGATGGGCTGGATCTTCGGGCCGATGGGGGCGCTGCTGCCGGAGCTGTTCCCGACCCGGGTGCGCTACACGGGCGCCTCGGTGACCTACAACCTCGCGGGCATCATCGGCGCCTCGGCGGCGCCCTACTTGGCGCAGAGCCTCGTGGCGATGGGCGGCATCGCCTGGGTGGGTGCCTATCTGGGAATCGCCGCCGCGATGAGCTTCGTCGCGGTGCTGCTGATGCCCGAGACCGCGCGGCAGGCGGTGTAGCGCCGACATTTTCCCTCCCCCCTCTGCGGGGGAGGGTGGGCCGGCCGTCAGGCCGGGTCGGGAGAGGGGAACCCGGCTTCAAGAAGAGGGTGCAAC is from Methylobacterium radiodurans and encodes:
- a CDS encoding MFS transporter is translated as MLQTAPVPPTSARRILTASFVGTAIEFYDFYIYATAAALVIGPVFFPPGEPGVQLLAAFATFAIAFLARPIGAALFGHFGDRIGRKATLVASLMIMGLSTVLIGCLPTYATAGWLAPAALCILRFGQGLGFGGEWGGAALLAVENAPPGKRAWYGIFPQLGAPVGFILANTCFLALSFGLSPEAFQSWGWRLPFLASAVLVGVGLYVRLALTETPAFKAALARAEPEKVPLATVVTQHTRAILLGTFAMVACYAVFYLSTVFALGYGTGTLGYTRPTFLLFECIAVCFMGLGIPLSGWAADRFGRRPVVMSGTLFTMFLGLLLGPMLGSGSWPLVLGFLCLGLFAMGWIFGPMGALLPELFPTRVRYTGASVTYNLAGIIGASAAPYLAQSLVAMGGIAWVGAYLGIAAAMSFVAVLLMPETARQAV